In the genome of Cuculus canorus isolate bCucCan1 chromosome 26, bCucCan1.pri, whole genome shotgun sequence, one region contains:
- the SORBS3 gene encoding vinexin isoform X9, giving the protein MGCSHVGQPGPHWHCCDPRRCHWAGGGTIAPSESKDGVWGLLAGFNPSPESLALCPLLLCSCSSVFLSPVPNLLPPWPEQDETHHPQGLELHPPGLPPQLLSLLSPGCGMAPRQGWCHHPLCPCPSIPGRGGLMGTEGGLEFGSEATTLPQDIPWRVKGLSSRGSSWDTGRAGAAGSGLSAVLGLSRKRAAKPGTLHCRGEESTGSPGASSRLPLAMANQLLSPDSSQVLGTENIPSFHPWHAAKWVPIIHHRGSNTLNFDFHHPATHSTAEHERAAPRSSANEWYQTWPGKEAKAPSVSAPTSPTCGPGANSACPQLPGWSATWTKDSKRREKRWVKYDGIGPVDETGMPIASRSSVNRPRDWYRSMFRQIHCKLPEPDWDPHPCPMPELSPLPTAAPLCAQEPWRKPPTTKPSGIPNGLDWTSWGDTGDITEPGSIFDYEPGQSSVLEQPQQPLAATPPARAQPIEVLLEQELEQLSEELDKDMKAMEMRQHPCKSPAAAPGSRSSVPASLAARCAGNAMSRALAQPQGRWLWLDSHHRHPRIPSGALCPSEYKSTSASIPVGSTQTPSTGRHCPPAACRAPPALTTCLLSPPWSEVGWAATRAVQSLAETLSGQRPSPASPTWVAPQRPSGERRRR; this is encoded by the exons ATGGGCTGCAGCCATGTGGGGCAGCCGGGACCCCACTGGCACTGCTGTGACCCCCGGAGATGTCACTGGGCTGGAGGGGGGACCATTGCCCCCTCAGAGAGCAAGGATGGAGTCTGGGGTCTCCTGGCAGGGTTTAATCCTTCCCCTGAGAGTCTGGCGCTgtgccctctcctcctctgctcttgtAGCTCAGTTTTCTTGTCTCCTGTCCCCAACCTGCTTCCTCCTTGGCCTGAACAGGATGAGACGCACCATCCCCAAGGATTGGAGCTGCATCCTCCAGGGCTGCcaccccagctcctgtcccttcTGTCTCCTGGGTGCGGCATGGCGCCCCGGCAGGGCTGGTGCCATCATCCCCTTTGTCcctgtccctccatccctggcAGGGGTGGCCTGATGGGGACCGAGGGAGGCCTGGAGTTTGGCAGCGAAGCCACCACCCTCCCACAGGACATTCCATGGAGGGTAAAAGGCCTGAGCTCACGTGGGAGCTCATGGGACACAGgaagggctggggctgctggttcAGGGCTGTCAGCAGTTTTGGGGTTGAGCAGGAAGAGAGCAGCCAAGCCTGGGACACTGCACTGCcgaggggaggag AGCACGGGCAGCCCTGGGGCATCATCCCGGCTCCCCCTGGCCATGGCAAACCAGCTCCTGTCCCCCGACTCCAGCCAGGTGCTAGGCACAGAGAACATCCCCTCCTTCCACCCATGGCATGCAGCGAAGTGG GTGCCCATCATCCACCACCGGGGCTCCAACACACTGAATTTCGACTTCCACCACCCAGCCacccacagcacagctgagcaCGAGCGAGCAGCCCCCAGAAGCTCAG CCAACGAGTGGTACCAGACCTGGCCGGGCAAGGAGGCGAAGGCACCCAGCGTCTCGGCACCCACCAGCCCCACATGTGGCCCCGGGGCCAACTCCGCTTGCCCGCAACTACCAGGCTGGTCGGCCACTTGGACCAAGGACAGCAAGCGTCGCGAGAAGCGCTGGGTGAAGTACGATGGCATTGGGCCAGTGGATGAGACGGGGATGCCCATCGCCTCACGCTCG agcGTCAACCGTCCCCGCGACTGGTATCGCAGCATGTTTCGCCAGATCCACTGCAAGCTGCCAG AGCCTGACTgggacccccatccctgccccatgcCAGAGCTCAGCCCCTTGCCCACTGCGGCACCTCTGTGTGCCCAAGAACCATGGAGAAAGCCACCAACAACCAAGCCCTCCGGCATTCCCAATGGGCTGGATTG GACCAGCTGGGGTGACACCGGTGACATCACAGAGCCTGGCAGCATTTTTGACTACGAACCGGGGCAATcctctgtgctggagcagccGCAGCAG CCCCTGGCAGCGACACCACCGGCGCGGGCTCAGCCCATCGag gtgctgctggagcaggagctggagcagctcagcGAGGAGCTGGACAAGGACATGAAGGCCATGGAGATGCGGCAGCATCCCTGCAAG AGCCCGGCAGCTGCTCCCGGCTCTCGCTCCTCTGTTCCGGCCTCTCTGGCGGCTCG CTGTGCGGGGAACGCCATGTCCCGGGCTTTGGCTCAGCCCCAGGGGAGGTGGCTGTGGTTGGATTCCCATCACCGGCACCCCAGGATACCCTCCGGGGCTCTGTGCCCCTCAGAATACAAATCAACAAGCGCTTCCATTCCTGTAGGATCTACCCAAACACCCTCTACAG GACGCCACTGTCCCCCCGCTGCCTGCAGAGCCCCCCCGGCACTCACCACCTGCCTGCTGTCCCCACCATGGAGCGAGGTGGGCTGGGCAGCGACCAGAGCTGTGCAATCCCTGGCAGAG ACACTCTCAGGccagagaccctccccagcctCTCCGACATGGGTGGCCCCGCAGAGGCCatcaggagagaggagaagaag ATGA
- the SORBS3 gene encoding vinexin isoform X8 → MGCSHVGQPGPHWHCCDPRRCHWAGGGTIAPSESKDGVWGLLAGFNPSPESLALCPLLLCSCSSVFLSPVPNLLPPWPEQDETHHPQGLELHPPGLPPQLLSLLSPGCGMAPRQGWCHHPLCPCPSIPGRGGLMGTEGGLEFGSEATTLPQDIPWRVKGLSSRGSSWDTGRAGAAGSGLSAVLGLSRKRAAKPGTLHCRGEESTGSPGASSRLPLAMANQLLSPDSSQVLGTENIPSFHPWHAAKWVPIIHHRGSNTLNFDFHHPATHSTAEHERAAPRSSANEWYQTWPGKEAKAPSVSAPTSPTCGPGANSACPQLPGWSATWTKDSKRREKRWVKYDGIGPVDETGMPIASRSSVNRPRDWYRSMFRQIHCKLPEPDWDPHPCPMPELSPLPTAAPLCAQEPWRKPPTTKPSGIPNGLDWTSWGDTGDITEPGSIFDYEPGQSSVLEQPQQPLAATPPARAQPIEVLLEQELEQLSEELDKDMKAMEMRQHPCKSPAAAPGSRSSVPASLAARCAGNAMSRALAQPQGRWLWLDSHHRHPRIPSGALCPSEYKSTSASIPVGSTQTPSTGGTQHPGLGHPTGRHCPPAACRAPPALTTCLLSPPWSEVGWAATRAVQSLAETLSGQRPSPASPTWVAPQRPSGERRRR, encoded by the exons ATGGGCTGCAGCCATGTGGGGCAGCCGGGACCCCACTGGCACTGCTGTGACCCCCGGAGATGTCACTGGGCTGGAGGGGGGACCATTGCCCCCTCAGAGAGCAAGGATGGAGTCTGGGGTCTCCTGGCAGGGTTTAATCCTTCCCCTGAGAGTCTGGCGCTgtgccctctcctcctctgctcttgtAGCTCAGTTTTCTTGTCTCCTGTCCCCAACCTGCTTCCTCCTTGGCCTGAACAGGATGAGACGCACCATCCCCAAGGATTGGAGCTGCATCCTCCAGGGCTGCcaccccagctcctgtcccttcTGTCTCCTGGGTGCGGCATGGCGCCCCGGCAGGGCTGGTGCCATCATCCCCTTTGTCcctgtccctccatccctggcAGGGGTGGCCTGATGGGGACCGAGGGAGGCCTGGAGTTTGGCAGCGAAGCCACCACCCTCCCACAGGACATTCCATGGAGGGTAAAAGGCCTGAGCTCACGTGGGAGCTCATGGGACACAGgaagggctggggctgctggttcAGGGCTGTCAGCAGTTTTGGGGTTGAGCAGGAAGAGAGCAGCCAAGCCTGGGACACTGCACTGCcgaggggaggag AGCACGGGCAGCCCTGGGGCATCATCCCGGCTCCCCCTGGCCATGGCAAACCAGCTCCTGTCCCCCGACTCCAGCCAGGTGCTAGGCACAGAGAACATCCCCTCCTTCCACCCATGGCATGCAGCGAAGTGG GTGCCCATCATCCACCACCGGGGCTCCAACACACTGAATTTCGACTTCCACCACCCAGCCacccacagcacagctgagcaCGAGCGAGCAGCCCCCAGAAGCTCAG CCAACGAGTGGTACCAGACCTGGCCGGGCAAGGAGGCGAAGGCACCCAGCGTCTCGGCACCCACCAGCCCCACATGTGGCCCCGGGGCCAACTCCGCTTGCCCGCAACTACCAGGCTGGTCGGCCACTTGGACCAAGGACAGCAAGCGTCGCGAGAAGCGCTGGGTGAAGTACGATGGCATTGGGCCAGTGGATGAGACGGGGATGCCCATCGCCTCACGCTCG agcGTCAACCGTCCCCGCGACTGGTATCGCAGCATGTTTCGCCAGATCCACTGCAAGCTGCCAG AGCCTGACTgggacccccatccctgccccatgcCAGAGCTCAGCCCCTTGCCCACTGCGGCACCTCTGTGTGCCCAAGAACCATGGAGAAAGCCACCAACAACCAAGCCCTCCGGCATTCCCAATGGGCTGGATTG GACCAGCTGGGGTGACACCGGTGACATCACAGAGCCTGGCAGCATTTTTGACTACGAACCGGGGCAATcctctgtgctggagcagccGCAGCAG CCCCTGGCAGCGACACCACCGGCGCGGGCTCAGCCCATCGag gtgctgctggagcaggagctggagcagctcagcGAGGAGCTGGACAAGGACATGAAGGCCATGGAGATGCGGCAGCATCCCTGCAAG AGCCCGGCAGCTGCTCCCGGCTCTCGCTCCTCTGTTCCGGCCTCTCTGGCGGCTCG CTGTGCGGGGAACGCCATGTCCCGGGCTTTGGCTCAGCCCCAGGGGAGGTGGCTGTGGTTGGATTCCCATCACCGGCACCCCAGGATACCCTCCGGGGCTCTGTGCCCCTCAGAATACAAATCAACAAGCGCTTCCATTCCTGTAGGATCTACCCAAACACCCTCTACAG GAGGAACCCAGCACCCTGGTCTTGGTCACCCCACAGGACGCCACTGTCCCCCCGCTGCCTGCAGAGCCCCCCCGGCACTCACCACCTGCCTGCTGTCCCCACCATGGAGCGAGGTGGGCTGGGCAGCGACCAGAGCTGTGCAATCCCTGGCAGAG ACACTCTCAGGccagagaccctccccagcctCTCCGACATGGGTGGCCCCGCAGAGGCCatcaggagagaggagaagaag ATGA